GAGGTGCCATTGCCGCGCAATGTCGCCGCACTGGTTTCTCCGCGATCACGTACGTCATGGATCAGCGCGCCATCAGAATTTTGCGGTAAGGCTACTCCTATATAAAGGCCGAGACCCCACGAGATGAGCCTAGCGCCAGCTTCATCTTTGTCGTTGATTGGGAGGCCTTTAATGAGACGAAAGCCAAGCCCGTTTTCCAGTTCCTTCGTGAGGCTGTGAAGCCTCAGTCCGAAGTTCGGAAGCGGAAACTCCTTATGTGTTAGTTCGTGGGTGTCCAGACCGCTTTCACTAGCTTGTGCGAATGCAACTTCAATCTCTTCCCGTTCCGCATTGGATATGGTGTATGTCCAAGCTGAGGGATCTCGGGTGTCAGCTCGCCGCCATCCAACTGCATTCGTGACAATGTTTGCGGCAATCTCGTTCGCTGCCATAGCACTTACTCCCGTTATTGGCCCGGGTGACATGCATCCAAGGCCGCTTCAACCGATCAGTCTTCTCAAAGTTCTCCACCGATGGTGCAAATCTCATCACAAAGGAAATCTCATCGATTCCTTCGATAAGCATCCGGCGATACATTTCTGGTATTTTGAAATCGAACTTCTTCTCGGGCGAGGTGGAAATCGTCTGCTTGGCCAGATCAATGGTGATCGGGGAGTGCTGCAACGCGACATGTCGTAGCTGGCCGATTTCATTGGGGGAAAGCACGATTGGCGCTATGCCATGCCGGTAACAATTACCTATGAAAATCTCTCCGAAGGACTCAGCGAGAATTGCCTTGAATCCATACCCGCGAATCGCCTTAGCGGCCCATTCACGGGAAGATCCGCACCCAAAGTTCTTCCCAGTCAACAAGAACGTCGCGCCAAGCCACTCGGTCTGATTTAGGATAAAATCCGGGTTCAGGTTTCCATCGAGATTGTATCTTCTTTCAGCGAACAGCGCGCCTCCCCACCGCAAGTAGCTGTCATCAGCGGAACGCATGAGCTCGGTTCCAGGGGTGATTTGGTCCGTGTCGACGTTGTCCTCAATGATAGGCACAGCAGTTCCGACGACGAGGATTGACGTCATAGGGCGCTCCCCGCATTTTCCATTTTCCTTATATCTGCGATTCCGCCTAAGATTGCTGATGCGGCTACTGTTACTGGGCTCGCGAGGTGCGTCATCGTCCCAGGCCCCTGTCTTCCGACAAAGTTTCGGTTCGTCGTACTAACAACGCGTAGACCCTTGAGCCGATCATTGCCCATATGCCCACACAGCCCGCACCCCGCTTCATGCCACTCGAAGCCAGCTGATTTGAAAACAGCATGTAGGCCCTCGGCTTCGGCTTTCTCCTTGACTTCTCTTGATCCGGGAACACAGATCGCCAGGACCGAGGGGTGAACTCTGCGACCTCGAAGAACTGATCCAGCCGCTTGAAGATCCGCTAGCCGCGCATTCGTGCAAGCACCGATGTATGCGGCATCAACGGGGAGGCCTTCTAACTGCTGCCCAGGTTTGAGATGCATGTAGTCCAACGCACGTAGTGCCGACGACCGTTGATCGGGTGAGATCTCTTCAATCTCAGGCACTTTCGAAGCAACTCCTACTACGTGCTGGGGGCTTGTACCCCAAGTGATTTGTGGTTCAAGGCAGGCGCAATCAATGCTGACTTCCCGGTCGAACGTCGCGTCCGTATCTGTCGTCAGCGATTTCCAATATTCGACAGCTTCATCCCAAGCCCGACCATGGGGCGCATAGTTCCTACCCACGAGATAGTTGAACGTCTGCTCATCTGGTGCCACGAAGCCAAATTTCGCACCGAACTCTGTTGCCATGTTGCAGAGCGTCAGCCGACCCTCGACAGACATAGCCGCTATGGCGGGGCCTGCAAATTCTACGGCGAAGCCAAGGCCTCCATTTGCCCCTATATTCCTTATAAGATCAAGAATGAGGTCCTTTGGGTATACACCGTTCTGCAGAATACCGGTCACCCAGATGCGCATTGCTCTCGGCCGCTTCAAAGCCAGTGTCTGAGAAGCCAAAATCTGTTCACAGTCGGTCGAGCCGATGCCGAAGCCAATCGCTCCAACCCCACCGACAGTACTCGTATGGCTATCGCCACAAACTAATGTCACGCCTGGCAAAGCTATTCCAAGGTCGGGAGATATTACGTGTACGATTCCTTGGCGACGATCATCGGCATCGAAAAGGGTAAACCCATATCGGCGGGCGGCCTCCGTCGTCTCTTGGATCATCGCGGAGCCTAGCGATGCAACTGATTGGTTTTTCGTGCGGCCAGGTGCCGTATCAATTACGTGGTCGATGGTAACGAATACTGAATCTGACCGGCGTGGCCGGCGACTTCCATTCTCCAGTTGCCTCATAGCAGAGGCGCCAGTTAGTTCATGTAAAAAAATTCGGTCGATATACAGCAGAGACGTGTCTGAATCGATTTCGGTAACGACGTGATCGTTCCAGACTTTTTCAAAAAATGTGCGGGCCATTTTCTCTGAGCCTCACCATCATCGGTTGGATCGACGTTGCCAAAAGCACTGACGTGCGTTGGGTGAAATGGTGACACTGCTCTAATCTTTTAGCCAGTCTGGGCAGATAATATTACGGAATATATTCCGGACACCGCTTCCTTCTTCAGCGCTACTTCGGCAAGCTTAGCATTAACAGCTAACTCAGCTCTGTCTCCTGTACGCGCCATACCTGCGGTGTTCGTTGGGCCTCAACGTGGTGTCGCTCGCCCAGACAACTCACTTTACTGCTGAGCGCTAAATAGCTGGTCGATAAGCAAGTCGAATTTAGCAAAACACGCTGGAGCCAACTCTATGTCAGCTTTTTCGAATCCAACTAAACTCTATGCCGTGATCGTGAATGAAGAGGGCCAGCATTCCCTATGGCTGGCTGAGAAGCCTATCCCACGGGGCTGGCGTCTTCAGATGGGGCCAGACAGCCGCGAAACGTGTCTCCAGTATGTGGACAGTAACTGGACGGACATGCGCCCTCTGAGTCTTCAGAGAAACTCCACACGCAAAGCTACATAGAAATACAAAGGTGCTTTCGGAAGGACAGAGGTTTCCAGTATGATCGAGCTTGACAATATTAAAATTTGCCCGCTTGCCGGGATTGATGATGCCATCATCATTCAGTCATTGAACAAGGCTTCTCTCACTACTTCCACATCGGCGATTGGACCAGCGGTGGCTGAAATGGTGACTAGGCATGGTGCTGTTTTGTTACGCGGGTTTGCTCCGGAGGGAACAAGCGCTATGGCCGCTCTCTTTGCCTCCTTACAGTGGAAACCACTCCAGTACACCTACCGCTCAACACCTCGTACGTCTGTTAGCGAGGGTATTTACACAGCGACGGAATTCCCGGCGTCTGAGGAGATCATGCTCCACAGCGAGAATGCCTTTCAAGCCGACTGGCCCACAAGAATTGGGTTTCATTGTGCGGTGCCAGCAAGGGCGGGCGGAGAAACACCAATCGGCAGTTTAGAAAAGATAACAGCCAGGATCGACACAGGACTTTTCGACGAGTTCCGCCGCCGCGGCGTTTCATACGTCAGAAATTATAGCGACTATGTCGATCTTCCTTGGCAGGTAGTTTTCCAATCTAGCGACCGGGGAGATGTCGAGGAGTACTGCAAAAACCACGGCATCGGTTTCGAATGGCGCAATAGCGGATTGCGTACATGGCAGGCATGTCAGGGGACAGCGACCCATCCCGAGCGCGGTAATGAAGTGTGGTTCAACCAAGCGCACATGTTCCACTATACGGCCCTTGGGCCTGAAATGGCGAGCAACCTCCTTTCGATTTTTGGTGAGGAGGAACTGCCACGAAACGCGTATTACGGCGACGGCGGAGTCATACCCAAGGATGCCGTCGAACACATCAGAGAAGCCTTTTCCGCAGAAAGGGCGAGCTTCGGTTGGGAAAAGGACGACATACTCCTTCTTGACAATATGCGCTACTGCCATGGTCGCAATCCATTCGAAGGCCCGCGACAAGTGCTTGTGAGCATGGGCCGCGGGTATGCTTCTGTCGTCGACAGCTCTCATTAATCGAGGCTCAAATGTTTAACAGGCAAGTCTCGGCGATCGCACGCGATGCGCAAGATCCTTCGGAATCAACACGCATACGGAGCTGCATCATCGCCGGTGAAGGAACGTTAGCAATTAGATGTGCGCAGCACTTAATGGACAGCGGTCATCATCTCAAAGGGGTCCTCACTTCCGAAAAAGTGCTAGCCGATTGGGTTTACGCGAAGAACATTACTGTCCTGCGGTCAGTCGAGGAGCTTGCTACTCTGCTGCTCGACGAAGGCCCTGTGGACTGGCTTTTCTCGATCGTGAATCCGATCTTGCTCCCTCCTAACGTGATAGCTCGAGTGAAGGGTGGTGCATTCAACTATCATGATGCGCCATTACCGCGTTATGCTGGGGTTCACGCCACGTCATGGGCTATCTTGGCCGAAGAGAGAGATTACGCTATATCGTGGCACCGTATCAGCAATTTTGTAGACGCTGGCGATATCGTGTTGCAGCGAGCCGTTCCCATTGTTGACGACGATACGGCGCTTTCTCTCAATTTGAAATGCTACCAAGCGGCAGCTGGAGCTTTTGAGGAACTAATAAGCCGCCTGACCCATGGAAAAGTGGAATCGTATCAGCAAGATCTTTCGCAAAGGACCTTCTTCTCTCGACACGACCGGCCTGAGGCAGATGGGATTTTGCAGTTTAATAGACAGGCTAAGCAGCTGTCCGCAACGGTTCGCGCTTTATCTTTCGGCCCGTATCGTATCAATACCTTTTGCAGGCCGAAGCTCCTCGTAGCCGACATCGCTCTGGGGGTCGGCGCCTTGGATGTGCTGGACGAGCGCTCAACTGAACCACCTGGCACAGTGATCTGTGTTGACCATAAAGGTTGGCGGATTTCTACGTTTGACCACGACATCTTAGTTAGAAATCTAGTTGTACTAGAAACTGATGAAGATGTATCGCCCCAAATCCTTGCCGCAGAGCTTGAAATTGAGCCCGGGACGCAGCTACCGATTCTCTCAGAGTCGGAAATGTCGAGGCTGAGGCGACTTCACATCGAGACATCAAAGAACAATAGCTTCTGGCAAAAAAGATTGGCACACGCGAATTCGACAAGTTTGCCGTTTGCACCTTCTTGGGCGGAACAGGGCCGCGAACGTTGGCGCGCCAGTGCGTGGCATGTTCTGCAGGCATTTGATGCAATCCCCTTAGAGACGAGCGGGTCGTATATTCTGACGTCTTGGCTCGTATATCTCTCACGAGTTACGGGAAAGAGTACGATCGAGACGGGATGGGCTTGGCAACCGGATGATTCCAGTTCGGCAGCGGTAAGGGCCACACTAGCTGACGTCGTGCCTCTACAGCTCAATGTTGGGTGGGTGGAATCCTTTGATAGCGTACGCTCTGCTCTGTCGTCGGAGTGCGCGACAGTCCGGGTTAAGAATACCTTCGCTAAGGACACTTTCCCGAGTAAGACGAATCTCCGATCGTCTAAGATACTGCGCCCGCGGCGGGCATGGGACACAGCAGTTGAATTAGTCGATAGTGAAGTGCTCCCCCAGGATCATCCGAAAGCAAATGTGGTTACATTTCAGGTTGATCCCCGGAAAAGATCTTTCCGCCTGATTTACAATGCCGAGCGGTTGTCGCCTGCCGACGTCGACAGGATAACGGAACATCTTATCGTCTTGTCTCGTTCGATTATGACACCTGGCAACGAGTTTGTGCCGGCCCATGGCTTGGAGATACTCAGCAGGCAAGAAACCGAGCTTGTGCTTGAGGGTTGGAATGAGACCTCGGTGGACTTCCCTTCGGAGCGCTGTATCCATCAGTTATTTGAGCGCCAAGTGGCCGAAACGCCTGACGTGGTAGCGGTCGAGCAGGATGGCATCAGCGTGACGTACGCTGAACTGAATGCAAAGGCGAATATACTTGCCGATAAAATCCGAATGAGGATGACTAGGCCAGACAACATCGTTGCGATCTGCGTCGAGCGTCGCATCTATATGATTACTGCGTTCATTGCCGTCGTAAAAGCTGGCGCTACCTACCTCCCGCTTGACCCGACTAATCCGCCTGAACATATTGCCGATACTGTGGCCGATGCCGGTGCGGTTCTTATACTAACCGATACCGTCGGAGCGAAGGCACTTTCGGCCGCAGTGGCGGAGGGGCCCCACACGCTCGATATCGGTGAAGCCATGTCGGCTAAACATCCCGCTGAAATTGATCTCGTCTCGGGTTTCCCCCTTATTGCTCCTAGCCAACTGGCTTACGTGATATACACGTCTGGATCGACGGGGAAACCCAAGGGGGTTATGATTGAACACGCGGGATTGGTTAACCTCGCGACGTGGCATATAAAGACGTTCGGCTTGAAGACTGGCAGTCGTTGTACATTGATGTCTCGGCCTGTCTTCGACGCCAGTGTTTGGGAAATGTGGCCCGCGCTATGCAGCGGCGCCACACTAGTGCTTCCGCCTGTAAATCTCCTGGATGACGTCGACGTTTTATTGAAATGGTGGCATCAGCAGGACCTGCACGTAAGTTTTCTAAGCACGCCCCTTGCCTCCATTGCGTTCCAGGAGAATCTGACGAACCCCAACCTCCAAAGTCTCCTCGTAGGCGGAGACCAATTGCGAAGTGTCCCTCCGACACTGCCCCCTAAGCTGACCCTGGTAAACAACTATGGACCAACGGAGGCCACAGTGGTGGCAACATCCGGTGAGGTCAGAGCAGGAGAACCAGTTCTTACTATCGGCCGCCCGATCGCCAATACACGGGCTTACGTTCTGGACGAATACCTCCAGCCCGTACCGCATGGGGTCGTCGGAGAGATATATATAAGTGGCGCGGGCGTGGCTCGCGGCTATCTTGGTCGCGCGGGATTAACAGCGGAACACTTTGTAGCTGATCCTTTCAGCCGGGTAGCCGGAAAACGGATGTACAAAACCGGAGATCTGGGGAGGCATCTTCCAGACGGTCGGCTCCATTTCATCGGACGTAACGACGACCAAATCAAGATCCGCGGTTTCAGGCTAGAGCCCGGCGAGATACAAAGGCAGCTTTGTGAGCATGCTGGCGTGCGCGATGCGCTGGTGATCAAACACGACAGCCACGAACTCAACGACTATCTGGCTGCGTACATCGTGCCGGAGCAAAAAACGCTCACCGCCGGCGCGGATGAACTGCGGGCTTACCTCCGCGGTTACCTTCCTGAGTACATGGTTCCAGCCACTTTCACGTTCTTAGAAACGTTCCCTCTTACGCAGAACGGGAAGATTGATCGAAAAGCGCTGCCAAGCCCTATCGAAGATCCTGTCTCAAGGCCGCCTTATGAAGCTCCATCCGGTCATATCGAGCAACTACTGGCGACAACCTGGCAGGACCTACTTTGCATAACAAGGATCGGCACACAGGACAATTTCTTTGAGCTCGGTGGCCACTCGCTGCTGGCGGTCAAAGTCCAAGCACGGTTACGCCAAGAAGGCTTAAATTTGAAGACGAGCGATCTGTTTTCGTTTCCGACAATCGCAAGTTTAGCTGGCAAGGTGGCTGACGCAGATCCTGTTTTAGTTGACCACAGCAAGATCGATCCAAATTCGCCTCTGATGCCCAGCGACCTACCGCTTATTGACCTGTCAAAAATTGACATCGATAGGATCGTTGAACGAGCCCCAGGAGGCAAAGGAAATATTCAGGATATTTACGCCCTCTCCCCGCTGCAAGATGGAATTCTTTTCCATCATATGCTCGGCGGTATAGGTGACGCGTATTTGTTGCTCGACCTTATCGGCTTTCGTGAACGAGTTATTTTGCAACGTTATGTCGAAGCCGTCCAAACTGTTGTGGATAGGCACGAGATTTTGCGCACTGGTTTCATGTGGCATGGTCTCACGACTCCAGCGCAATTTGTACTGCGGAAAGCTGATATTTCGGTCGAGTACGTTGATCTCGATCCGAGTGCCGGTCTGGCTGTTGATCAGTTAATTGAACGCTATGATCCTCGCACTTACCGTCTTGATCTTTCTGAGCCCCCTCTTATGCGCTTCTTTGCCACCAGGGACTTTCAAACGGGGCACTGGCTACTTCTGCAGCTGTTCCACCATTTGATAGCGGACCATACCACTCTGGAAATCTTGCATTCAGAAGTTCGTGAGATCATGGGCGGCAGCGGGAGCAATCTTCCCCCAGCAACTCCTTATCGTAACCTCATCGCGCAGACACGGCTGCGGGCAGCGGATGATGAACACCATCGCCACTTCTTCCGGTCGATGCTGGCTGATATCGAGGATCCCAGCGCTCCTTTCGACATGGTCGATGTTTACAATGATGGAAAGGATGTGACGGAGTCTGTCGTCACACTGTCTGTCGACCTTGACCGGAGGCTTAGAAGACATGCGCGGCAACTTGGGGTCAGCCTCGCTAGCATATGTCATGTTGCTTGGGGGATCGTGGTCGCCCGAACATGCGGTCGCGATGCAGCTGTGTTTGGGACGGTCCTCCTAGGAAGGAATCAGGCCGGCGGCGAAGTTGACCGCGCGATGGGCCTATTCATTAATACGTTGCCGATCAGAGTTGATTTAGACGCTGTCAGTGTTGGAGATGGTATCTGCAGGACCCATTCTCTCCTCTCGGAACTCATGCAGCACGAGTACGCTTCACTAACGTTAGCCCAAGGCTGTAGTAGCGTTCCGGCATCCATTCCCTTGTTCAGCAGCCTCATCAACTACCGCCATAATGACCCATTGCAGCACCAAGCCGATCTCGGTTGCGGCATTGAGCGATTGAAGTTCGAAGAGCGTACAAGCTATCCGATTACCTTATCTGTCGACGACACCGGGGTCAGCTTGGGGCTTACAGTTCAAGCAGTACCTCCAGTCGTTCCCGGAACGCTTAGCGGTTACATGGTAGAAGCTCTTAGTCAGATAGCTTCTGCCCTTGAGGAAACGGCATCAGTTGCGCTTGAGCGCTTAGATATTTGTGATCAGCGAACCCGTCACAAGGTTCTTGTAGAATGGAATGACACGCGGCGGCCGATTTCCGAAGCGCTGCTGCCGGAACTCTTTCAGGCTCAGGTCGCCCGTACACCTGATGCCATTGCCGTTGAATATGAAGGCGAGCAGATTTCGTACGCCGAACTTGAGGCCCGCGCCAATCGGATGGCCCGGTATTTAATTGAGCTGGGCGTGGGACCTGAGACGATTGTCGCACTGGCGCTTCCACGGTCAATCGACATGGTTGTGTCTTTGCTGGCGGTTCTCAAGTCAGGTGGGGCTTATCTGCCTCTCGACCCGCAATATCCGACTGAAAGATTAGCGTTCATGGTGGCTGACGCGCAGCCCGCCACGGTAATCGCGGTGGCATCGACGGCAGAAAAGCTGCCTGAGGATGCTCCTCTCCTACTTCTAGATGACGCTGGAGTCCTCGAACGGATCTCCGCATTTTCCGATTCCGCGGTCATCGAGACAGAACGGCACGCGCCGCTCGACCCACTACATCCCGCCTATGTCATCTATACATCCGGATCAACCGGAAAACCCAAAGGCGTGGTTGCGTCACACGAGTCTGCGCGAAACAGGGTAACGGCGCAATTGTGGATCAATCCCCCAACTCAGGCAGATGTCTGCTGCCAAAAAACTTCGATCAGCTTCGTTGACAGTGTCTATGAGCTGCTGCTTCCCCTCCTAGGTGGGGCGCATGTATGTATCGCACCGGATGAAATTGGGACGGATTTGCAGGCTCTACTAAATTTCATTGAGGTACACTCCGTTACTAGAATCGTGCTCGTGCCCAGCGTAGCCGAAAAATTACTATCTCTCGCAGAAGCAAAGCAGAAGTGTAATACTCTCGCCGTTTGGACATTGAGCGGCGAGGCCTTAGAGTCGAATTTGGTCGCCACGATGAGGCGCGCCTTTCCTGATGCTTCAGTCTTCAACTTGTACGGATCATCAGAGATTGCGGCGGATGCGGTAATGCATCGGATCAGCGATGTGGAATCCGAGGGTTCGGTTCCGATTGGGCGCCCGATTTCGAATACATTTGTTTATGTCCTCAATGATACTTTGCAACTGGTTCCGCCTGGGGTTGTCGGGGAGCTTTACATAGCGGGAGCAGGCCTGGCGCGAGGTTATCTGCGTCGGCCCGGCCTGACTGCCGAACGGTTTGTAGCTGATCCCTTTGGTGAGGCTGGCACGCGCATGTATCGGACTGGAGACCTCGTCAAATGGCGTAGCGACGGTATTCTGGACTATTTAGGGCGGGCCGACGAGCAGGTTAAGATCCGTGGTTTCCGTATTGAGCCCGGGGAGATCGAGGCCGCTCTGCTCTCTCATCCTAGCGTTTCACAAGCCGTCGTCATCGCGCGCGAGGATAGCTCCGGTGACAAAAAGCTTCTGGGATATGTGGTCAGTCAGTCGGGCTCTCTCATAGACGCACAAGCATTGCGGCAATTTCTCCGCGATCGTCTTCCTGATTATATGGTTCCAGCGGCGATCATAGCGCTCGATCGTCTTCCCCTGTCTCCAAATGGCAAACTTGATCGCAAGGCTCTGCCGTCGCCTACTTACGAGGTTTCAGTCGGCCGGGAACCTTCGACCCCACAGGAGGAGCTTCTTTGTGGCCTTTTCGCTGAAGTCCTGGGGTTAAATCAGGTAGGTATCGACGATAACTTCTTCGACCTGGGGGGACATTCACTACTTGCTACTCGCCTAATATCTCGAATCCGCTCCACCTTCAGCCGTGAGGTTGCTATCCGAACGCTTTTCGAGGCCCCGACCGTTGCTCAATTAGATCGATACCTCAATAAGTCGGATACCGCGCGGACGGCAT
This genomic window from Allorhizobium ampelinum S4 contains:
- a CDS encoding non-ribosomal peptide synthetase, which produces MFNRQVSAIARDAQDPSESTRIRSCIIAGEGTLAIRCAQHLMDSGHHLKGVLTSEKVLADWVYAKNITVLRSVEELATLLLDEGPVDWLFSIVNPILLPPNVIARVKGGAFNYHDAPLPRYAGVHATSWAILAEERDYAISWHRISNFVDAGDIVLQRAVPIVDDDTALSLNLKCYQAAAGAFEELISRLTHGKVESYQQDLSQRTFFSRHDRPEADGILQFNRQAKQLSATVRALSFGPYRINTFCRPKLLVADIALGVGALDVLDERSTEPPGTVICVDHKGWRISTFDHDILVRNLVVLETDEDVSPQILAAELEIEPGTQLPILSESEMSRLRRLHIETSKNNSFWQKRLAHANSTSLPFAPSWAEQGRERWRASAWHVLQAFDAIPLETSGSYILTSWLVYLSRVTGKSTIETGWAWQPDDSSSAAVRATLADVVPLQLNVGWVESFDSVRSALSSECATVRVKNTFAKDTFPSKTNLRSSKILRPRRAWDTAVELVDSEVLPQDHPKANVVTFQVDPRKRSFRLIYNAERLSPADVDRITEHLIVLSRSIMTPGNEFVPAHGLEILSRQETELVLEGWNETSVDFPSERCIHQLFERQVAETPDVVAVEQDGISVTYAELNAKANILADKIRMRMTRPDNIVAICVERRIYMITAFIAVVKAGATYLPLDPTNPPEHIADTVADAGAVLILTDTVGAKALSAAVAEGPHTLDIGEAMSAKHPAEIDLVSGFPLIAPSQLAYVIYTSGSTGKPKGVMIEHAGLVNLATWHIKTFGLKTGSRCTLMSRPVFDASVWEMWPALCSGATLVLPPVNLLDDVDVLLKWWHQQDLHVSFLSTPLASIAFQENLTNPNLQSLLVGGDQLRSVPPTLPPKLTLVNNYGPTEATVVATSGEVRAGEPVLTIGRPIANTRAYVLDEYLQPVPHGVVGEIYISGAGVARGYLGRAGLTAEHFVADPFSRVAGKRMYKTGDLGRHLPDGRLHFIGRNDDQIKIRGFRLEPGEIQRQLCEHAGVRDALVIKHDSHELNDYLAAYIVPEQKTLTAGADELRAYLRGYLPEYMVPATFTFLETFPLTQNGKIDRKALPSPIEDPVSRPPYEAPSGHIEQLLATTWQDLLCITRIGTQDNFFELGGHSLLAVKVQARLRQEGLNLKTSDLFSFPTIASLAGKVADADPVLVDHSKIDPNSPLMPSDLPLIDLSKIDIDRIVERAPGGKGNIQDIYALSPLQDGILFHHMLGGIGDAYLLLDLIGFRERVILQRYVEAVQTVVDRHEILRTGFMWHGLTTPAQFVLRKADISVEYVDLDPSAGLAVDQLIERYDPRTYRLDLSEPPLMRFFATRDFQTGHWLLLQLFHHLIADHTTLEILHSEVREIMGGSGSNLPPATPYRNLIAQTRLRAADDEHHRHFFRSMLADIEDPSAPFDMVDVYNDGKDVTESVVTLSVDLDRRLRRHARQLGVSLASICHVAWGIVVARTCGRDAAVFGTVLLGRNQAGGEVDRAMGLFINTLPIRVDLDAVSVGDGICRTHSLLSELMQHEYASLTLAQGCSSVPASIPLFSSLINYRHNDPLQHQADLGCGIERLKFEERTSYPITLSVDDTGVSLGLTVQAVPPVVPGTLSGYMVEALSQIASALEETASVALERLDICDQRTRHKVLVEWNDTRRPISEALLPELFQAQVARTPDAIAVEYEGEQISYAELEARANRMARYLIELGVGPETIVALALPRSIDMVVSLLAVLKSGGAYLPLDPQYPTERLAFMVADAQPATVIAVASTAEKLPEDAPLLLLDDAGVLERISAFSDSAVIETERHAPLDPLHPAYVIYTSGSTGKPKGVVASHESARNRVTAQLWINPPTQADVCCQKTSISFVDSVYELLLPLLGGAHVCIAPDEIGTDLQALLNFIEVHSVTRIVLVPSVAEKLLSLAEAKQKCNTLAVWTLSGEALESNLVATMRRAFPDASVFNLYGSSEIAADAVMHRISDVESEGSVPIGRPISNTFVYVLNDTLQLVPPGVVGELYIAGAGLARGYLRRPGLTAERFVADPFGEAGTRMYRTGDLVKWRSDGILDYLGRADEQVKIRGFRIEPGEIEAALLSHPSVSQAVVIAREDSSGDKKLLGYVVSQSGSLIDAQALRQFLRDRLPDYMVPAAIIALDRLPLSPNGKLDRKALPSPTYEVSVGREPSTPQEELLCGLFAEVLGLNQVGIDDNFFDLGGHSLLATRLISRIRSTFSREVAIRTLFEAPTVAQLDRYLNKSDTARTALQKQMRPPRLPLSPAQRRLWLLDRIDGHSSTYNIPIALHLNGDIEISVLKSCLKDILLRHESLATTFVEVEGIPHQEVVSADNLNIDIITKKIAHENLSTALVAAANYNFDLSIDVPIRPYLFQLGQNEYVLLILLHHIAADGWSMFPLLRDLSASYNARSKGKEPEWTPLSVQYADYTLWHQDVLGSESDQDSLISKQIEYWREALKGLPDEINLPVDRTRPAIESHRGAEVEFALSGELHAGLKALARNERVTLFMLFHSTLAALLYRLGAGTDIAIGSPVAGRMDAALEDLVGFFVNTLVFRIDTADNPTFRELCGRVRDITLDAYAHQDLPFERLVELLNPSRSLAKHPLFQVLLVLHNNLEANLAFDGVDASIEKVNVTSAKFDLSFALREQFDADKAPAGIFGAIEYATDLFDRDTVEAFADRFIRLLEAIVSDPEQRLDEIDLLDPDERHKVLVEWNDTRRPISEALLPELFQAQVARTPDAIALECEGEQISYAELEARANRMARYLIELGVGPETIVALALPRSIDMVVSLLAVLKSGGAYLPLDPQYPTERLAFMVADAQPATVIAVASTAEKLPEDAPLLLLDDAGVLERISAFSDSAVIETERHAPLDPLHPGYVIYTSGSTGKPKGVVVNHSGFTNYLLWAESYYPKNRGTGTPLTTSLAFDATVTSLYLPLLRGSRVILHAEGTEIERVQKDIAGGPLNYSLMKITPAHLDLFGSVVASDRLHEISNCLIVGGEALLSSHIKPWLTGGSPVKIFNEYGPTETVVGCTVFMAGSDRQLAASVPIGRPISNTFVYVLNDTLQLVPPGVVGELYIAGAGLARGYLRRPGLTAERFVADPFGEAGTRMYRTGDLVKWRSDGILDYLGRADEQVKIRGFRIEPGEIEAALLSHPSVSQAVVIAREDSPGDKKLLGYVVHNSHGLAPADVRESKLAEWHELYENEYALPSDAPFGEDFRGWTNSYDGAPIPRQEMEDWREETVKRIIALNPSKVLEIGVGTGLILSRIAPLCDEYWGSDISGTAISKLASLLSAHDKLNEKVRLITAPAHDLSTMPLGYFDTIIINSVTQYFPELGYLTELLERLQGYLAPRGAIFIGDVRNHRLFRMFETAKQVRIAAPEDTPAIISERIERALQSPSELLIDPCYFEKLNSHAAVNMIADVRVKTGRFSNELTKYRYDVILNFPVPSSAAGPQINCVQFNSRHHDADVIGQLLEASQNALVLVGVPNQKLDEDRFVLATFRARVKPSNADSHTTAHPGGELLPVFQTLAQRYGRDLILRWNNESTTGAMDVAFVPAHISAQAVSGPSFPGNHDISSIPARISFADDMAHELREYLEIFLPAHMLPASIIAVESIPLSPNGKVDRGSLPSPDLNPRKGSDPKTAIEHQLCQIFSDVLGIPEIGTDDDFFRLGGNSISVIRLISRARHEMLSLSPRDVFECKTVAKLAPRAAPAPQGKTAQNERGSPQMGLAPVAFDKLQDKWGGRSA